The following coding sequences are from one Triticum dicoccoides isolate Atlit2015 ecotype Zavitan chromosome 4A, WEW_v2.0, whole genome shotgun sequence window:
- the LOC119284835 gene encoding calcium-transporting ATPase 10, plasma membrane-type-like has protein sequence MESYLNENFGGVKPKHSSHEALGRWRKVVGVVKNPKRRFRFTANLGKRSEAAAMKRTNQEKLRVAVLVSKAALQFIHGLAPQSEYTVPAAVKAAGYGICAEELSSVVESHDIKKLKAHGGTEGLLSKVSTSESDGVSTSKDKLASRQEIFGINKFAETEARSFWVFVWEALQDMTLMILAACAFFSLVVGIATEGWPKGAHDGLGIVASILLVVFVTATSDYRQSLQFKDLDKEKKKITVQVTRSGYRQKLSIYELLVGDIVHLSIGDQVPADGLFVSGFSLLINESSLTGESEPVAVNAENPFLLSGTKVQDGSCKMLVTTVGMRTQWGKLMATLSEGGDDETPLQVKLNGVATIIGKIGLVFAVVTFAVLTESLFRRKIMDGSYLSWSGDDALELLEFFAIAVTIVVVAVPEGLPLAVTLSLAFAMKKMMNDKALVRHLAACETMGSATSICSDKTGTLTTNHMTVVKACICGKIKEVDKSSNTKSLFSELPDSVMTMLSQSIFNNTGGDVVINQDGKREILGTPTETAILELGLSLGGDFQAVRKATTLLKVEPFNSAKKRMGVVIQLPGGAFRAHCKGASEIILASCSKYLNDQGNAVPLDSATIAHLNATIESFANEALRTLCLAYIEVAQGFSANDAIPEEGYTCIGIVGIKDPVRPGVKESVAICRSAGITVRMVTGDNINTAKAIARECGILTEGGLAIEGPDFRTKSAEEMFKLIPKIQVMARSSPLDKHTLVKNLRTTHEEVVAVTGDGTNDAPALHEADIGLAMGIAGTEVAKESADVIILDDNFSTIVTVAKWGRSVYINIQKFVQFQLTVNVVALVVNFSSACLTGSAPLTAVQLLWVNMIMDTLGALALATEPPNDELMKRTPVGRKGNFISNIMWRNIMGQAIYQFFVIWYLQTEGKTLFELKGDNSDLVLNTLIFNCFVFCQVFNEVSSREMERINVFKGILDNNVFVAVLSSTVVFQIIIVQFLGDFANTTPLSLREWFSCIVIGFIGMPIAAIVKLFPVGSQ, from the exons ATGGAGAGCTACCTCAACGAGAACTTCGGGGGCGTCAAGCCCAAGCACTCGTCCCACGAGGCGCTGGGCCGATGGCGCAAGGTCGTCGGCGTCGTCAAGAACCCCAAGCGCCGCTTCCGCTTCACCGCCAACCTCGGCAAGCGCTCCGAGGCCGCCGCCATGAAGCGGACCAACCAG GAGAAGCTGCGTGTTGCTGTGCTTGTTTCAAAGGCTGCGCTTCAGTTCATCCATG GCCTCGCTCCCCAGAGCGAGTACACAGTCCCTGCTGCTGTCAAGGCAGCAGGCTATGGCATCTGTGCTGAGGAACTGAGCTCTGTTGTCGAGAGCCACGACATCAAGAAGTTGAAAGCACATGGCGGCACTGAGGGCCTCTTATCAAAGGTGTCTACCTCAGAGTCGGATGGCGTCAGCACATCCAAGGACAAGCTTGCATCCCGGCAGGAGATCTTTGGCATCAACAAATTCGCCGAGACGGAGGCCCGCAGCTTCTGGGTCTTTGTCTGGGAGGCGCTCCAGGACATGACACTCATGATCCTTGCTGCATGTGCCTTCTTCTCGCTTGTCGTCGGCATTGCCACCGAGGGGTGGCCCAAGGGCGCGCATGATGGCCTCGGCATCGTGGCTAGTATTCTTCTGGTTGTGTTTGTCACTGCGACAAGCGACTACCGGCAATCCCTGCAGTTCAAGGACCTtgacaaggagaagaagaagatcacGGTGCAGGTCACCCGGAGTGGGTACCGGCAGAAGCTCTCGATATATGAGCTTCTCGTTGGTGACATTGTGCACCTTTCCATTGGTGATCAAGTACCAGCTGACGGTTTGTTCGTATCAGGATTCTCATTGCTGATTAATGAATCAAGCCTGACTGGGGAGAGTGAACCAGTTGCTGTCAATGCCGAGAACCCATTCCTTTTGTCAGGAACTAAAGTGCAGGATGGTTCTTGCAAGATGCTTGTGACAACAGTCGGCATGAGGACTCAATGGGGTAAACTCATGGCCACCCTCAGTGAAGGAGGGGATGATGAGACGCCATTGCAGGTCAAGCTGAACGGCGTTGCAACCATCATTGGCAAAATAGGCCTCGTCTTTGCTGTTGTCACATTTGCAGTGCTCACTGAAAGCCTGTTCCGACGCAAGATCATGGATGGGTCGTACTTGAGTTGGAGTGGAGATGATGCACTGGAGCTGCTTGAGTTCTTTGCTATTGCTGTTACCATTGTTGTCGTAGCAGTTCCTGAAGGCTTACCGCTCGCCGTGACCTTGAGCCTTGCTTTTgccatgaagaagatgatgaatgaCAAGGCACTTGTCCGACACCTGGCAGCCTGTGAGACCATGGGCTCAGCAACCTCCATTTGCAGCGACAAGACTGGCACACTCACAACGAATCACATGACTGTCGTCAAGGCTTGCATCTGTGGCAAAATTAAAGAAGTGGATAAATCTTCAAACACCAAGAGCTTATTCTCTGAGCTACCGGATTCTGTCATGACAATGCTCTCGCAGTCCATATTTAACAACACTGGTGGCGATGTTGTCATCAACCAGGATGGCAAACGCGAAATACTGGGCACACCAACAGAGACAGCAATTCTAGAGCTTGGCCTGTCACTCGGTGGAGATTTCCAGGCAGTGCGAAAAGCAACCACCCTCCTCAAAGTCGAGCCATTTAACTCAGCGAAGAAGAGAATGGGAGTGGTCATCCAGCTGCCAGGGGGCGCATTCCGTGCTCACTGCAAAGGTGCATCAGAGATCATATTGGCATCTTGCAGCAAGTACCTGAATGATCAAGGCAATGCCGTCCCCCTTGACAGTGCAACTATTGCTCACTTGAATGCCACGATCGAGAGCTTTGCAAATGAGGCACTTCGCACTCTGTGCCTTGCTTACATTGAAGTTGCACAAGGGTTCTCAGCTAATGATGCGATTCCTGAAGAGGGGTACACATGCATTGGCATTGTTGGGATTAAAGACCCAGTGCGCCCGGGTGTGAAGGAATCCGTCGCCATCTGCAGGTCAGCCGGTATTACTGTCAGGATGGTCACAGGCGACAACATTAACACAGCAAAGGCAATTGCCCGGGAATGTGGCATTCTGACTGAAGGTGGTCTTGCCATTGAAGGCCCAGATTTTAGAACTAAGAGTGCAGAAGAAATGTTCAAATTGATACCAAAGATACAG GTAATGGCTAGGTCTTCACCACTTGACAAGCACACCTTAGTGAAGAATCTCCGGACCACACATGAAGAAGTTGTTGCGGTGACTGGTGACGGGACAAATGATGCACCTGCACTTCATGAGGCTGATATTGGACTTGCGATGGGCATTGCTGGAACTGAG GTTGCGAAAGAGAGTGCCGATGTCATCATTCTTGATGACAACTTCTCCACCATAGTCACAGTTGCCAAATGGGGTCGATCTGTGTACATCAACATTCAGAAGTTTGTGCAGTTTCAACTGACAGTCAACGTGGTTGCCCTCGTTGTGAACTTCTCGTCAGCCTGCTTGACAG GGAGTGCTCCCCTCACTGCTGTTCAGTTGCTGTGGGTCAATATGATCATGGACACACTCGGAGCATTGGCATTGGCCACAGAACCTCCAAACGATGAACTGATGAAGAGGACTCCCGTTGGAAGGAAAGGAAACTTCATTAGCAACATTATGTGGAGGAACATCATGGgacaggcaatctaccagttctttGTAATTTGGTATCTGCAGACCGAAGGAAAGACGTTGTTTGAACTTAAGGGTGATAATTCCGATCTAGTCCTGAACACGCTCATCTTCAATTGCTTTGTGTTCTGCCAG GTGTTCAACGAGGTGAGCTCCAGAGAGATGGAGAGGATAAATGTATTCAAAGGCATTCTAGACAACAACGTGTTTGTCGCGGTGCTCAGCAGCACGGTCGTATTCCAGATCATCATAGTACAGTTCCTTGGCGACTTTGCGAACACCACCCCTCTGTCGCTCAGGGAGTGGTTCTCCTGCATTGTCATCGGCTTCATAGGCATGCCCATCGCCGCGATAGTCAAGCTCTTCCCGGTGGGTTCTCAGTAG